One window from the genome of Pseudomonas fluorescens encodes:
- the tgt gene encoding tRNA guanosine(34) transglycosylase Tgt, producing the protein MSFELLATDGKARRGRLTFPRGTVETPAFMPVGTYGTVKGMLPRDIEAIGAEIILGNTFHLWLRPGMEVIKAHGDLHDFMQWKGPILTDSGGFQVFSLGAMRKIKEEGVTFASPVDGSKVFMGPEESMQVQRDLGSDIVMIFDECTPYPADEDVARVSMELSLRWAQRSKNAHGENTAALFGIVQGGMHRDLRMRSLEGLDKIGFDGLAIGGLSVGEPKHEMIKVLDYLPGEMPADKPRYLMGVGKPEDLVEGVRRGVDMFDCVMPTRNARNGHLFIDTGVLKIRNAFHRHDDSPLDPTCDCYTCQNFSRAYLHHLDKCGEMLGSMLNTIHNLRHYQVLMAGLREAIQQGTLAAFVEAFYAKRGLPVPPLD; encoded by the coding sequence ATGTCCTTCGAGTTGCTCGCCACCGATGGCAAGGCTCGTCGCGGTCGTCTGACCTTCCCCCGCGGAACCGTGGAAACCCCGGCGTTCATGCCGGTGGGCACCTACGGCACGGTCAAGGGCATGCTGCCACGGGACATCGAGGCGATTGGCGCGGAGATCATCCTCGGCAATACCTTCCACCTGTGGCTGCGCCCGGGCATGGAAGTGATCAAGGCCCACGGCGACCTGCACGATTTCATGCAGTGGAAGGGCCCGATCCTGACCGACTCCGGCGGTTTCCAGGTGTTCAGCCTGGGCGCGATGCGCAAGATCAAGGAGGAGGGCGTGACCTTCGCTTCTCCGGTGGACGGTTCCAAGGTGTTCATGGGCCCGGAAGAGTCGATGCAGGTGCAGCGCGACCTGGGCTCGGACATCGTGATGATCTTCGACGAATGCACGCCGTACCCGGCCGATGAAGACGTGGCGCGGGTGTCCATGGAGCTGTCGTTGCGCTGGGCCCAGCGTTCGAAGAATGCCCATGGCGAAAACACCGCGGCGTTGTTCGGTATCGTCCAGGGCGGCATGCACCGCGACCTGCGCATGCGCTCCCTCGAAGGCCTGGACAAGATCGGCTTCGACGGCCTGGCGATTGGCGGGCTGTCGGTGGGCGAGCCCAAGCACGAGATGATCAAGGTGCTCGATTACCTGCCAGGGGAAATGCCTGCTGACAAACCTCGTTACCTTATGGGCGTTGGCAAACCGGAAGATCTGGTTGAGGGTGTGCGTCGCGGGGTGGACATGTTCGATTGCGTGATGCCAACCCGTAATGCCCGCAATGGGCATCTGTTCATCGACACGGGTGTGCTGAAGATTCGTAACGCGTTCCATCGCCATGATGATTCGCCGCTGGATCCGACGTGCGATTGCTACACCTGCCAGAACTTCTCCCGCGCTTATCTGCATCATTTGGACAAGTGCGGCGAAATGCTCGGCAGTATGCTCAATACCATCCACAATTTGCGCCATTATCAGGTGCTTATGGCTGGTTTGCGCGAGGCTATCCAACAGGGTACATTGGCCGCCTTTGTCGAGGCCTTCTATGCCAAGCGCGGGTTGCCTGTACCGCCTTTGGACTGA
- the yajC gene encoding preprotein translocase subunit YajC, producing MSFFISNAMADAAAPAAAGPMGGGFEWIFLVGFLVIFYLMIWRPQAKRAKEQKNLLSSLQKGDEVVTTGGIAGKITKVADDFVVLEVSDTVEMKFQKGAIAATLPKGTLKAI from the coding sequence ATGAGCTTTTTTATCTCTAATGCCATGGCTGACGCGGCTGCACCTGCTGCTGCCGGCCCTATGGGCGGTGGTTTCGAGTGGATTTTCCTGGTCGGCTTCCTGGTCATCTTCTACCTGATGATCTGGCGTCCACAGGCCAAGCGCGCCAAAGAGCAGAAGAACCTGCTGAGCAGCCTGCAAAAGGGCGATGAAGTGGTCACCACCGGCGGTATCGCTGGCAAGATCACCAAAGTGGCCGACGACTTCGTGGTACTGGAAGTGTCCGACACTGTTGAAATGAAGTTCCAGAAGGGCGCTATCGCGGCCACGTTGCCAAAAGGCACACTGAAAGCGATCTAA
- the secD gene encoding protein translocase subunit SecD, producing the protein MLNKYPLWKYVLILAVLAVGLIYSAPNLYPDDPAIQVSGASTALQVTQADLDRASAALKASNIEVKAASIAENGKGGLLRLVKSEDQLPAKDVVRKALGDDYVVALNLAQTTPQWLRKLGAHPMKLGLDLSGGVHFLLEVDMEKALDARMKVYEGDVKSLLRKERLRYRSLPQLNGAIQLGFSDEDTREQARALIRKNFNDFDIVPADLNGQAVLRLAMTPAKLAEIREYSIKQNLTTVRNRVNELGVAEPIVQRQGANRIVVELPGVQDTAEAKRILGKTANLEFRLGAEPGASKATTESFEFREGGRPAAQIERGLIITGDQVTDAQAGFDEQGRPQVNIRLDGHGGELMSRATRSNVGRSMAVIFIEQKPTTTYTKQVVDGVEKDVAVQTFKEEKKIISLATIQSPLGSQFRITGLNGQGESSELALLLRAGGLAAPMYFAEERTIGPSLGADNITKGIDASLWGMLFVSLFIIAIYRFFGIIATVALAVNMVLLLALMSLLGATLTLPGIAGIVLTMGMAVDANVLIFSRIREEIAAGMTIQRAINEGFGRAFTAILDSNLTTLLVGGILFAMGTGPVKGFAVTMSLGIFTSMFTAIMVTRAMVNLIFGGRDFKKLWI; encoded by the coding sequence ATGCTGAACAAATACCCTCTGTGGAAATATGTACTGATCCTGGCGGTGCTGGCGGTCGGTCTGATTTATTCCGCTCCCAATCTATACCCGGATGACCCGGCCATTCAGGTCAGTGGCGCAAGCACTGCGCTGCAGGTCACCCAGGCCGATCTGGACCGTGCGAGCGCTGCGCTCAAGGCGTCCAATATCGAGGTCAAGGCTGCGTCCATTGCCGAAAACGGCAAGGGCGGCCTGCTGCGCCTGGTCAAGTCGGAAGACCAGTTGCCAGCCAAGGACGTGGTGCGCAAGGCGTTGGGCGACGATTACGTTGTAGCCCTGAACCTGGCCCAGACCACCCCGCAATGGCTGCGCAAGCTTGGCGCGCATCCGATGAAGCTGGGCCTGGACTTGTCCGGTGGTGTGCACTTCCTGCTGGAAGTGGACATGGAAAAAGCCCTCGACGCGCGGATGAAAGTCTACGAAGGCGACGTCAAGAGCCTGCTGCGTAAAGAGCGCCTGCGCTATCGCAGCCTGCCGCAACTCAACGGTGCCATTCAGCTGGGCTTCAGCGATGAAGATACCCGCGAGCAGGCCCGTGCGCTGATCCGCAAGAACTTCAACGATTTCGACATTGTGCCGGCCGACCTCAATGGTCAGGCGGTGCTGCGTCTGGCGATGACCCCGGCCAAGCTGGCGGAAATCCGCGAATACTCCATCAAGCAGAACTTGACCACGGTACGTAACCGCGTCAACGAACTGGGTGTGGCCGAGCCGATCGTGCAGCGCCAGGGCGCCAACCGCATCGTGGTTGAGCTGCCAGGCGTGCAGGACACCGCCGAAGCCAAGCGTATCCTTGGTAAAACAGCCAACCTGGAATTCCGCCTCGGCGCTGAACCGGGGGCGTCCAAGGCCACCACAGAGAGCTTCGAGTTCCGTGAAGGCGGTCGTCCGGCGGCGCAGATCGAGCGTGGCCTGATCATCACCGGTGACCAGGTGACCGACGCCCAGGCGGGCTTCGACGAGCAGGGTCGTCCGCAGGTGAACATCCGTCTCGACGGCCACGGTGGCGAACTGATGAGCCGCGCCACGCGCAGCAACGTCGGTCGCAGCATGGCGGTGATCTTCATCGAGCAGAAACCGACCACCACCTACACCAAGCAAGTGGTCGACGGTGTCGAGAAAGACGTCGCGGTGCAGACCTTCAAGGAAGAGAAGAAGATCATCAGCCTGGCGACCATCCAGTCGCCACTGGGCAGCCAGTTCCGCATCACCGGCCTGAACGGCCAGGGTGAATCCTCGGAACTGGCCCTGCTGCTGCGTGCCGGTGGCCTGGCCGCGCCGATGTACTTCGCTGAAGAACGCACCATCGGCCCGAGCCTGGGTGCCGACAACATCACCAAGGGTATCGATGCATCGCTGTGGGGCATGCTGTTCGTCTCGCTGTTCATCATCGCCATCTACCGTTTCTTCGGCATCATCGCCACCGTCGCGCTGGCGGTGAACATGGTGCTGCTGCTGGCCCTGATGTCGCTGCTGGGTGCTACGCTGACCCTGCCGGGTATCGCCGGTATCGTGTTGACCATGGGCATGGCGGTGGACGCCAACGTGCTGATCTTCTCGCGGATACGTGAAGAGATCGCCGCGGGCATGACGATCCAGCGGGCAATCAACGAAGGCTTCGGCCGGGCATTCACCGCGATTCTCGACTCCAACCTGACCACGTTGCTGGTCGGCGGGATTCTCTTTGCCATGGGCACCGGCCCGGTCAAGGGCTTCGCAGTGACCATGTCCCTCGGGATCTTTACCTCGATGTTCACAGCCATCATGGTGACCCGCGCAATGGTCAACCTGATCTTTGGCGGTCGTGACTTCAAGAAGTTGTGGATTTAA
- the queA gene encoding tRNA preQ1(34) S-adenosylmethionine ribosyltransferase-isomerase QueA produces the protein MRVADFTFELPDSLIARHPLAERRASRLLTLDGVSGAMAHRQFTDLLEHLRPGDLMVFNNTRVIPARLFGQKASGGKLEILVERVLDSHRVLAHVRSSKSPKPGSSILIDGGGEAVMVARHDALFELEFAEEVLPLLDRVGHMPLPPYIDRPDEGSDRERYQTVYAERLGAVAAPTAGLHFDQPLLEAIAAKGVETAFVTLHVGAGTFQPVRVERIEDHHMHNEWLEVSQDVVDAVAACRARGGRVVAVGTTSVRSLESAARDGVLKPFSGDTDIFIYPGRPFHVVDALVTNFHLPESTLLMLVSAFAGYPEAMAAYKAAVEHGYRFFSYGDAMFITRNPAPRGPEETV, from the coding sequence ATGCGTGTTGCTGACTTTACCTTCGAACTCCCGGATTCGCTGATCGCTCGCCACCCTCTGGCCGAGCGTCGCGCCAGTCGACTGTTGACCCTGGATGGGGTCAGCGGTGCCATGGCTCACCGTCAATTCACTGATTTGCTTGAGCATTTGCGCCCGGGCGATTTGATGGTGTTCAACAATACCCGGGTGATTCCGGCGCGGTTGTTTGGCCAGAAGGCCTCCGGCGGCAAGCTGGAGATTCTGGTGGAGCGGGTGCTGGACAGTCATCGTGTGCTGGCCCATGTGCGCTCCAGCAAGTCGCCCAAGCCGGGTTCGTCGATTTTGATCGACGGTGGCGGCGAGGCGGTGATGGTGGCGCGGCATGATGCGTTGTTCGAGCTGGAATTTGCCGAAGAGGTGTTGCCGCTGCTCGACCGTGTCGGGCACATGCCGTTGCCTCCTTATATAGACCGCCCGGACGAAGGTTCGGACCGCGAGCGTTATCAGACCGTGTACGCCGAGCGCTTGGGGGCGGTGGCGGCGCCGACGGCGGGGTTGCATTTCGACCAGCCGTTGCTGGAGGCGATTGCCGCCAAGGGCGTGGAGACCGCGTTCGTGACGCTGCACGTGGGCGCTGGCACGTTCCAGCCGGTGCGGGTCGAGCGTATCGAAGACCACCACATGCACAACGAATGGCTCGAAGTGAGCCAGGACGTGGTCGATGCCGTGGCGGCCTGTCGCGCTCGAGGTGGTCGGGTGGTGGCGGTGGGGACCACCAGCGTGCGTTCCCTGGAAAGCGCTGCCCGCGATGGCGTGCTCAAGCCGTTCAGTGGCGACACCGATATCTTCATTTACCCGGGCCGACCGTTCCATGTGGTCGATGCCCTGGTCACCAACTTTCATTTGCCCGAATCCACGCTGTTGATGCTGGTTTCGGCGTTCGCCGGTTATCCCGAAGCCATGGCCGCCTACAAGGCCGCCGTCGAGCATGGATACCGCTTTTTCAGCTACGGTGATGCGATGTTCATCACCCGTAACCCCGCGCCACGCGGACCCGAGGAAACAGTATGA